The nucleotide window GGTCTGGTCAAGCGCCTGCTCGCCTTCTGATCCGACAACCCCGCAACAAAAAAGGCCCCTCGGGAACTTCGGGGGGCCTTTTTTGTTGCGATATGCGAAGACAGTACGGTCTGCCGTTTAGCCCGGAGGCCAGCCCAGCTCGCGTCCTGCCAGCAGGTGGACATGCAGGTGAAACACCGACTGCCCGGCCAGTTCGCCGTTGTTCTGCACCAGACGGAAGCCGCTGTCGGCCACCCCTTTTTCCCGGGCGATTTCCCCCGCCTTCCTGAAGATGTAACCGACGAGTTCGTCATGGCTGTCGGCCATGTCGAGGCAGTTGGAAAAATGTACTTTGGGAATGAACAGCAGATGCAGCGGCGCCTTGGGGCCGATATCCTCGATCACCAGCAGGCGATCGTCCTCGAATACCTTCTTAGAGGGGATTTCATTGCGGATGATCTTGCAGAATATGCAATTCTCCATGTCAGCCTCCTTCAAAACATCAAATTAACTCCCCCCTCATATCCTGAGGGGAACACATGATCGGGGTATTGTCTGAAATTCCTACAACAGCCCGCCGGAGCGTCCCTCCCCTTAAACTAAGGGAAGGACAGGAGGGGTTAAAGGCACCTGCAGCAGTATCAGAAATTCCCGGTTTCCGTCGGCACCGGTGATGGGTGAATCGCACAGGCCTGCCACGCTCAATCCTAATTCCGCCGCAACCTGCCTAACCCCTTCGACGGCCTTTTCGTGGGCGGCCGGATCTCTCACAATGCCCCCCTTGCCCACCTCGCCCTTCCCTACCTCGAACTGCGGCTTGATCAGGGCAACGATCCTGCCCCCGGGCTTGACCAGCGCCACCGTGGCCGGCAGCACCTTGGAGAGCGAGATGAAGGAGGCGTCGATCACCGCCAGATCCGGCATCCCGTCCAGTTGATCCGGCGTCAGGTAGCGGATGTTGGTTTTCTCCATGCTGACCACGCGCGGGTCCTGCTGGAGTTTCCAGGCCAGTTGGCCGTAGCCGACATCCACCGCGAATACGCGGTCCGCCCCTGCCTGCAGCAGGCAATCGGTGAAACCGCCGGTGGAGGCACCCACATCGATCGCCACCAGCCCCCTCACATCGAGCTCGAAGCATTCCAGAGCCCGTTGCAGCTTCAGTCCGCCACGGCTGACAAAGGGGAGGATTTCACCCTTGATGCGGATCTCGACATCGGCCGGCACCTGTTGGCCGGCCTTGTCGACAGTGTGCTCACCCACCACCACTTGACCGGCCATGATCAGTGCCTGAGCCTTTTCCCGCGAAGGGGCCAGTCCCCGTTCCACCAGCAGCTTGTCGAGGCGTTGTTTCGAGGTCATCCACCTACCAGTTCGGATTTGGTAAAGATCGCCTTCAGCCAGTATCCTTCGGCTTCGATATTCTCCCGGCCACCCTCTTCACGGTCGACCAGGGTGACGATGCCGAGCACTTTCAGTCCCTCTTCCTCGGCCCGGCGTACCGCCTTCATGGAGGAACCGCCGGTGGTGACGACATCTTCCACGATTACCACGCCCGTGCCGGCCGGCAGATTCTTGCGCCCCTCCAGCCATTGGCCGGTGCCGTGCCCCTTGGGCTCCTTGCGGATGATAAAGGCGTGCATGCTCTTGCCGTCCAGATGGGCGGCAATGGAGGTGGCGGTGGCGATCGGGTCGGCTCCCAGAGTGATGCCGCCGACCGCTTCCACCCCTGCAACGTCCTTGATGGCTTCATAGAACAGCTTGCCGGCCAGAAAGCCCCCTTCAGCGTGCAGGGTGGTCTGTTTGCCGTCGAAGTAGAAATCGCTCTCGCGTCCCGAAGCCAGCTTGACCAGCCGCTTTTCGTAGGACAGCTGCAGGATGATCTGTTTGAGTTTATCGCGGTCCGTCATGTTATGTGTGCTCCTCCTCGAATAGTCCCATCTGCGGTGCCGCCACAGGCTTGGGGAATGCAACCGGATACTCTCCGGCAAAACAGGCTTTGCAGAAATTGGTGTTGCTCACCCCGACAGACTTGATCAGCCCCTCCTCGGACAGGTAGCCGAGCGAATCGGCGGTGATGTAGCGGCAGATCTCTTCAATGGTGTGAGAAGAGGAGATCAGCTCCTTGCGATTGGGGGTATCGATACCGTAGTAGCAGGGGTAGCTGGTGGGAGGAGACGAGATGCGCATGTGCACCTCCTTGGCCCCGGCATTGCGCACCATCTTGACGATCTTGCGTGAGGTGGTGCCCCGTACGATTGAGTCGTCGATCACCACCACCCGCTTGCCTTCCAGGATCTCGCGCACCGGGTTGAGCTTGATCTTGACCCCGAAATGGCGGATGGACTGGGCTGGTTCAATGAAGGTGCGCCCCACGTAGTGGTTGCGGATCAGCCCCAGCTCGAAGGGAATGCCAGCCTGCTCGGCATAGCCCATGGCAGCCGGAACGCCCGAGTCGGGCACGGCGATCACCACATCGGCGTCCACGGCATATTCGCGCGCCAACTGCCGCCCCAGCTCCTTGCGGACCATGTAGACATTCTTGCCGAAGATGTAGGAATCGGGCCGAGCGAAATAGACGAACTCGAAAATGCAGGGGGTCGGATCGATCTTCTTGAACGGAAACATGGACTCGATCTGGCCGTCCTTGCCGCAGATGATCATCTCGCCCGGTTCGATCTCGCGCACGAACTGCGCTTCGATCAGGTCCAGGGCACAGCTTTCCGAAGCCACCACCCAGGCATCGCCCAATTTGCCCAGACAGAGCGGCCTGAAGCCGTTCGGATCGCGTACCGCGATCATGCGGCTTTCAGTCAGAAACAGCAGGCAGTAGGCCCCCTGGATGCGCTTGAGCGCCTCGACGATGCGCTCCACCAGCGAATTGGTGCGGGCGATGGCCAGCAGGTGGATGATGATCTCGGTGTCCATGGTGGTCTGGAAGATCGAGCCGTAGGCTTCCAACTCGGCCTTGAGCAGCTGGGCATTCACCAGGTTGCCGTTATGGGCCACTGCGATGGAGCCGCGCGAATAATCGACCATGATCGGCTGTACATTCTTTTCGACAGACGCTCCGGCGGTGGAATAACGCACGTGGCCGATGGCCGAACGCCCCGGCAGTTTTTTGAAGACCTCCTGGTTGCCGAAAACATCGGCCACCAGTCCCATGCGCTTATGGGCATGCAAGGTGGCACCGTCGGAGGAGACGATACCGCAGCTCTCCTGGCCGCGATGCTGCAGGGCATACAGACCGAGATAGGTGAGATTGGAGGCCTCGGGGTGATTGTAAACGCCGAATACGCCGCATTCTTCATGGGGACGATGTAAGTTCATATGGTGTGAACTCTCCTTATGCTTTGAACGAAAAATCTGCCACAGAGACACCGGGGCACAGAGCGGCAGGTGTTACATAAGATTCTTCCGCGCATACTCCGCTGCGTTCCGATACAGGATCAGACCATCTCCCTCTTCGGGCAGCTGTTCCCGCGTCCAGCGCGGGTGCTGGGTGTAATGGACAAAGGCCTCGGGATG belongs to Geobacter sp. SVR and includes:
- a CDS encoding histidine triad nucleotide-binding protein produces the protein MENCIFCKIIRNEIPSKKVFEDDRLLVIEDIGPKAPLHLLFIPKVHFSNCLDMADSHDELVGYIFRKAGEIAREKGVADSGFRLVQNNGELAGQSVFHLHVHLLAGRELGWPPG
- a CDS encoding TlyA family RNA methyltransferase, with the translated sequence MTSKQRLDKLLVERGLAPSREKAQALIMAGQVVVGEHTVDKAGQQVPADVEIRIKGEILPFVSRGGLKLQRALECFELDVRGLVAIDVGASTGGFTDCLLQAGADRVFAVDVGYGQLAWKLQQDPRVVSMEKTNIRYLTPDQLDGMPDLAVIDASFISLSKVLPATVALVKPGGRIVALIKPQFEVGKGEVGKGGIVRDPAAHEKAVEGVRQVAAELGLSVAGLCDSPITGADGNREFLILLQVPLTPPVLPLV
- the pyrE gene encoding orotate phosphoribosyltransferase; this encodes MTDRDKLKQIILQLSYEKRLVKLASGRESDFYFDGKQTTLHAEGGFLAGKLFYEAIKDVAGVEAVGGITLGADPIATATSIAAHLDGKSMHAFIIRKEPKGHGTGQWLEGRKNLPAGTGVVIVEDVVTTGGSSMKAVRRAEEEGLKVLGIVTLVDREEGGRENIEAEGYWLKAIFTKSELVGG
- the purF gene encoding amidophosphoribosyltransferase, encoding MNLHRPHEECGVFGVYNHPEASNLTYLGLYALQHRGQESCGIVSSDGATLHAHKRMGLVADVFGNQEVFKKLPGRSAIGHVRYSTAGASVEKNVQPIMVDYSRGSIAVAHNGNLVNAQLLKAELEAYGSIFQTTMDTEIIIHLLAIARTNSLVERIVEALKRIQGAYCLLFLTESRMIAVRDPNGFRPLCLGKLGDAWVVASESCALDLIEAQFVREIEPGEMIICGKDGQIESMFPFKKIDPTPCIFEFVYFARPDSYIFGKNVYMVRKELGRQLAREYAVDADVVIAVPDSGVPAAMGYAEQAGIPFELGLIRNHYVGRTFIEPAQSIRHFGVKIKLNPVREILEGKRVVVIDDSIVRGTTSRKIVKMVRNAGAKEVHMRISSPPTSYPCYYGIDTPNRKELISSSHTIEEICRYITADSLGYLSEEGLIKSVGVSNTNFCKACFAGEYPVAFPKPVAAPQMGLFEEEHT